One Pseudomonas sp. C27(2019) DNA window includes the following coding sequences:
- a CDS encoding TRAP transporter small permease: MNKTDLPSSSGLRKALISLCDKIAAVCHSIAATALFVMLSLVVIQVVFRYIFNKPIGWTQELSVFSLMLAVMAGMAVAFWRGEHFKVSVLVDSLPPMLGKVVIVVSRLITVTFLCVVVWFSYALAMRAMAQVSPTTGIPIGYVQLFLTGGCLVAAFLLIVKTLLGHETVSDKNAVSADQIS; this comes from the coding sequence ATGAATAAAACAGATCTCCCTTCCTCATCTGGCTTGCGCAAAGCATTAATTTCGCTGTGCGATAAAATTGCAGCGGTATGTCATAGCATTGCCGCTACAGCTCTTTTTGTAATGCTCTCACTGGTCGTTATTCAGGTTGTATTTCGATACATATTCAATAAGCCAATTGGCTGGACCCAAGAGCTGTCAGTTTTTTCCTTGATGCTCGCGGTTATGGCGGGAATGGCCGTGGCATTCTGGCGCGGTGAGCATTTTAAGGTGTCGGTGTTGGTTGACAGCTTGCCCCCAATGCTTGGCAAGGTGGTCATTGTTGTTTCACGACTTATTACCGTCACCTTTCTTTGCGTGGTTGTCTGGTTCAGCTATGCACTAGCGATGCGTGCCATGGCGCAGGTGTCACCGACCACAGGTATTCCGATTGGTTATGTTCAGCTTTTCTTGACGGGAGGCTGCTTAGTGGCTGCTTTTCTGCTTATTGTGAAAACGCTATTGGGCCACGAAACCGTCAGCGATAAAAATGCTGTTAGTGCGGATCAAATATCATGA
- a CDS encoding TRAP transporter large permease, translating into MIEILIFAFIGFLIIGLPIAIALGAASTLAIFFGSNIPLLVVAQKMFQGLNNFAYLAIPLFLLAGALMYEAKLSERLVAMASRLVGRRPGGLANVATTSSAFFGAISGSSPATTAAVGSVLIPSMKKLGYSAAGSGAVVAASGALGLIIPPSITMVVYGVISGVSIGGLFINGIIPGILLTLAICLLNWWRGRKSVDDVSLEDSSVLPGERLKNMAALLMPIIIIVGIYSGAFTPTESAAVACVYGLLIGVFLYKSLGMVEIKRAFLSTAATTAVIMFLMVCANVFAFVITTERVPQLFSAWVMSITTDPTMIMLMMLALLIVVGTFLDNVSALVLLVPTLMATTSAVGIDPMYFGVFTIIALAVGQFTPPVGLNLYIAADIADETVEKVSFAVLPFVAVYIVALLIFVAFPSILTIFS; encoded by the coding sequence ATGATTGAGATTTTAATTTTCGCTTTTATCGGCTTTTTGATAATAGGCTTACCTATTGCAATCGCCTTAGGTGCAGCGAGCACCCTTGCCATTTTTTTCGGAAGTAATATCCCGTTACTGGTGGTTGCGCAGAAGATGTTTCAGGGCCTGAATAACTTTGCGTATTTGGCGATTCCGCTCTTTCTACTAGCGGGGGCTTTGATGTATGAGGCCAAGCTGTCGGAGCGTCTTGTGGCAATGGCAAGCCGTCTAGTTGGTCGGCGCCCAGGTGGCTTAGCCAATGTGGCGACAACCTCATCAGCTTTTTTCGGAGCCATCTCAGGTTCATCACCAGCGACCACGGCTGCGGTTGGCTCTGTGCTGATCCCTTCCATGAAAAAATTAGGCTATAGCGCAGCAGGTTCGGGCGCGGTCGTGGCTGCCTCAGGTGCGCTGGGTTTGATCATTCCGCCAAGCATCACCATGGTGGTGTATGGCGTGATTTCTGGCGTCTCGATTGGCGGGCTGTTCATCAATGGAATTATTCCGGGAATACTGCTGACCCTAGCGATTTGCTTGCTCAATTGGTGGCGTGGAAGAAAGAGCGTCGATGACGTCAGTCTTGAAGACAGCTCCGTATTGCCCGGCGAGCGCCTTAAGAATATGGCGGCGCTGCTGATGCCCATCATTATTATTGTGGGCATCTACTCTGGTGCATTTACACCAACTGAGTCAGCTGCAGTGGCCTGTGTGTATGGCTTGCTTATTGGTGTTTTCCTGTACAAAAGCTTGGGCATGGTGGAAATAAAGCGCGCCTTTTTGAGCACGGCAGCGACAACCGCTGTCATCATGTTTTTGATGGTGTGTGCCAACGTCTTTGCCTTTGTTATTACCACTGAGCGTGTGCCACAGCTGTTCTCTGCTTGGGTCATGAGTATTACCACTGATCCGACCATGATCATGCTTATGATGCTGGCGCTGCTGATCGTGGTTGGCACCTTTTTGGATAACGTGTCCGCTCTGGTGCTGCTGGTGCCAACATTAATGGCGACCACCTCTGCGGTTGGTATTGATCCAATGTATTTTGGTGTATTTACCATTATTGCGTTGGCGGTTGGGCAATTTACCCCGCCCGTAGGGCTCAACCTGTATATCGCTGCAGACATTGCGGATGAAACAGTGGAGAAAGTCAGCTTCGCGGTGCTTCCATTTGTTGCCGTGTATATCGTGGCACTGCTGATTTTCGTTGCATTCCCAAGCATCTTAACTATTTTTTCCTGA
- a CDS encoding asparaginase yields MKNTVVLISLGGTIASLPSSSGRAVAGALSGKELMDSLKIESDGPVEVITLCQKPSNAITIDDLLQLRTLCLELAQRTDVVGLVVSQGTDTLEDTAYFLDSTLELLDTALVVTGAQRVPYAAGSDAGPNLRDALKVARTASARSAGTLVVFNEEIHAASSVRKLSSYQLNGFGSPGLGPMGFVDGDEVMLSKRLLRSSVIAPGEKLPRVDIIPVAIDASPALLQAAVASGAKGLVIDAIGRGHVPPSWIEPLAAVLNAGVPVVIATSTQWGRVDEVYEYPGSLAEQVALGALKANHLNARKARLRLMCALSCNLPINQSILS; encoded by the coding sequence ATGAAAAATACTGTAGTACTGATTTCACTCGGTGGCACAATTGCCAGTCTTCCGAGCAGTTCTGGGCGTGCGGTTGCCGGTGCGCTTTCAGGTAAAGAGCTTATGGACAGCTTAAAAATTGAGAGTGACGGTCCGGTTGAAGTCATCACCCTCTGCCAGAAGCCCAGCAATGCCATCACCATTGACGATCTGCTGCAGCTGAGGACACTGTGTCTTGAGCTGGCGCAGCGCACCGATGTAGTCGGGCTGGTTGTATCGCAGGGGACCGACACCCTAGAAGATACAGCTTACTTTCTTGACTCAACCTTAGAGCTGCTAGACACCGCATTGGTGGTTACCGGCGCTCAGCGCGTGCCCTATGCGGCGGGTTCAGATGCCGGCCCTAATCTTCGTGATGCGCTGAAAGTTGCACGCACAGCATCGGCACGTAGCGCAGGCACTTTAGTGGTGTTCAATGAGGAAATTCATGCGGCAAGCAGCGTGCGTAAGCTTAGCAGCTATCAGCTCAATGGCTTTGGCTCGCCGGGTCTTGGCCCCATGGGTTTTGTTGATGGTGATGAGGTCATGCTCAGCAAACGGTTGTTACGCTCTAGCGTGATTGCGCCGGGGGAAAAGCTACCACGGGTGGATATTATTCCGGTAGCAATTGATGCATCACCGGCTCTGCTGCAAGCGGCGGTAGCCAGTGGTGCCAAAGGCTTGGTCATCGATGCAATTGGCCGTGGTCATGTTCCGCCGAGCTGGATAGAGCCGCTTGCTGCTGTGTTGAATGCGGGCGTTCCTGTTGTGATTGCGACCTCTACCCAATGGGGCCGAGTCGATGAAGTGTATGAGTACCCTGGCTCACTGGCTGAGCAGGTCGCGTTGGGAGCGCTCAAAGCCAATCACCTTAATGCCAGAAAAGCTCGACTGCGGCTAATGTGTGCTTTGTCGTGCAATCTGCCAATCAATCAATCGATATTATCCTGA
- a CDS encoding tartrate dehydrogenase — translation MKSYNIAVIPGDGVGVEVTKATLDVLQAAASKFSFELAPTHYEWGCEYYLIHGQMMPDDGLAQLGKSDAIFLGAVGWPECVPDSVSLHGLLLPIRKQFDQFVNIRPHRLLKGTAGPLKKTDFDILCIRENTEGEYSGAGGRVHVGSPHEVAVETSVFTRQGVERILRFGFEQAQKRSGKLASVTKSNAQKFSMVFWDEVTDELAAEYPDVKVERYHVDAAAARMVTHPESFDVIVASNLFGDILSDIGAAIQGGLGFAASANINPTRNMPSMFEPVHGSAPDIAGQGKANPVAAIWSGAMMLEHLGEQQAANAIMQALDKALCDTQCCTPDMGGSATTAELAEAIVKLL, via the coding sequence ATGAAGTCTTATAATATTGCCGTTATCCCTGGTGATGGCGTTGGCGTAGAGGTTACCAAGGCAACACTTGATGTGCTGCAAGCAGCAGCCAGTAAGTTTAGCTTTGAACTGGCACCGACCCATTATGAATGGGGATGCGAGTACTACCTGATACATGGCCAGATGATGCCTGATGATGGATTGGCGCAACTTGGCAAAAGTGATGCCATATTTTTGGGTGCAGTAGGCTGGCCCGAGTGTGTACCCGACAGCGTTTCATTGCATGGTCTGCTGTTGCCAATTCGTAAGCAATTTGACCAGTTTGTTAATATCCGTCCTCACCGTCTGCTTAAAGGTACGGCAGGTCCGCTGAAGAAAACAGACTTTGATATCCTCTGCATCCGTGAAAATACTGAAGGTGAGTATTCTGGCGCGGGTGGCCGTGTGCATGTTGGCAGCCCACACGAGGTAGCGGTAGAGACATCGGTATTCACGCGCCAAGGGGTTGAGCGTATTCTTCGCTTTGGCTTTGAGCAGGCGCAAAAGCGTTCCGGTAAGCTGGCTTCTGTGACTAAATCAAATGCACAAAAATTCTCAATGGTATTCTGGGATGAGGTCACAGACGAGCTGGCCGCCGAGTACCCTGATGTTAAAGTTGAGCGCTATCACGTTGATGCCGCTGCCGCGCGTATGGTTACGCATCCGGAAAGTTTCGATGTGATTGTTGCGTCTAACCTGTTTGGCGACATCCTTAGCGATATTGGTGCGGCTATTCAGGGCGGTTTAGGTTTTGCAGCCTCTGCAAATATCAATCCGACCCGTAATATGCCTTCGATGTTTGAGCCCGTGCATGGCTCAGCGCCAGATATTGCTGGTCAGGGCAAAGCTAACCCAGTGGCAGCAATTTGGTCTGGAGCGATGATGCTTGAGCATCTTGGCGAACAACAGGCGGCCAATGCCATCATGCAAGCGCTGGATAAAGCACTATGTGACACGCAATGCTGCACGCCGGATATGGGCGGCAGTGCAACAACTGCTGAGCTGGCTGAAGCTATTGTGAAATTACTTTAG
- a CDS encoding FadR/GntR family transcriptional regulator: MLNNSIAKLLQTKILSGEYPPGEALPGQRMLSAELGVSRSALREALSVLETLGLVDIRQARGVFVPDPNSSAANSSCMADRRSKQVFQFRLAAEPYAAAMASRTRSEDDLERLEKTVYKMRYALEKGQLIDAAQEDFNFHHIIFSILQNSIFTDTRRRIVTDIHSAQCKPLTNKEELMKPLEEHQRIIDAIRDQAPERASEAMAYHIRAAALRGGLSDDDI; the protein is encoded by the coding sequence ATGCTCAACAATTCCATAGCAAAGCTTCTTCAAACGAAGATATTAAGCGGTGAATATCCTCCAGGAGAAGCATTACCTGGGCAGCGAATGTTGTCCGCTGAACTGGGCGTTAGCCGCTCGGCGCTGCGTGAGGCACTGAGTGTTCTTGAGACGCTGGGCTTGGTCGATATTCGTCAAGCCCGGGGTGTCTTTGTTCCTGATCCAAATAGCAGTGCTGCTAATAGCAGTTGCATGGCAGACCGTCGCAGTAAGCAGGTTTTTCAGTTTCGTCTAGCCGCTGAGCCCTATGCTGCGGCAATGGCCAGTCGAACGCGCTCAGAGGATGACCTAGAGCGTCTGGAAAAAACGGTGTACAAAATGCGCTATGCACTTGAAAAAGGGCAGCTTATTGATGCCGCACAAGAAGATTTTAACTTTCACCACATCATTTTTTCCATATTACAGAACTCGATTTTTACTGACACTAGGCGTCGCATTGTGACTGATATTCACAGCGCTCAGTGCAAGCCGCTGACTAATAAAGAAGAGTTGATGAAACCGCTGGAAGAACACCAGCGAATTATCGATGCTATTCGCGATCAAGCGCCTGAGCGTGCCAGTGAGGCGATGGCATATCACATTCGCGCGGCAGCGTTGCGTGGTGGTTTGAGTGATGACGATATTTAA
- a CDS encoding ureidoglycolate lyase, whose amino-acid sequence MSEQLLQLTAEPLTAEAFTAFGEVIDHRGADFFMINSGRTRRYHDLAKVETLGEDARTLISIFVTQPVQMPLQLSFLERHPLGSQAFIPLHCERFVVVVAPAGDVIDPAQVRAFVTDGRQGVNYSAGTWHAIQSVLEREGEFLVVDRGGAGHNCEEYPLALQITLGT is encoded by the coding sequence ATGAGTGAGCAGTTATTGCAATTGACGGCCGAGCCACTGACAGCTGAAGCGTTTACGGCTTTTGGCGAAGTGATCGATCATCGCGGCGCTGATTTTTTTATGATTAACAGTGGGCGCACCCGCCGTTATCATGATTTGGCCAAGGTCGAAACACTGGGTGAGGATGCACGAACGCTGATCAGCATCTTCGTCACTCAGCCAGTGCAAATGCCTTTGCAGCTAAGCTTTCTTGAGCGCCATCCGCTAGGCAGTCAAGCTTTTATACCCTTGCATTGCGAGCGCTTTGTGGTTGTAGTGGCGCCGGCTGGCGATGTTATCGATCCAGCGCAAGTGCGTGCTTTCGTGACTGATGGCCGCCAAGGTGTCAATTACAGTGCGGGCACTTGGCATGCCATACAGTCTGTTCTCGAGCGCGAAGGCGAGTTTCTAGTGGTGGATCGCGGCGGTGCTGGACACAACTGTGAAGAATACCCGCTGGCGCTGCAGATAACGCTGGGCACATAA
- a CDS encoding alpha/beta hydrolase — MDDTHYRRFNDTIQKRLANSIWQGCTSWYVDESGHNSANWPGFTLSYRYLTRFSSLQAYRFTRALPSSLSTVDGVTVAEPQNRLEKFNADFMRRTLRFTFRTFMGPPFSAKAQRRVVNLFSAMTPGVGGVIVQQLSANGIPTQIITPKTSQADGVILYLHGGAFCLGSAKSHRSLTTRLAVEAGMPVWVPEYRLAPENPYPAGLDDALACYAELRKYYAAEQIVIGGDSAGGALTLALTLTLRERDERLPAALLLMSPVTDGTLSGHTLVSKYGEDPMLRRGWLEQALHWYKPPLDAQTHRPLEIDLTGLPPMLIQVGEQELLLSDSTRLAQHATDCGVPCRLEIHTARWHVFHLQANALQSARQAIRTLGVFARQQIVDQRHASTRE, encoded by the coding sequence GTGGATGACACACACTACCGCCGCTTCAATGACACGATACAAAAGCGCCTCGCCAACAGCATATGGCAGGGCTGCACAAGTTGGTATGTGGACGAATCTGGACACAACAGCGCCAACTGGCCCGGTTTTACTTTGTCGTATCGTTACTTAACACGCTTCTCAAGTTTGCAGGCCTACCGTTTCACCCGTGCCTTGCCCAGCAGTCTCAGCACGGTGGATGGTGTGACTGTAGCCGAGCCGCAAAACCGCTTAGAAAAATTCAATGCAGATTTCATGCGCAGGACTTTACGCTTCACTTTCCGCACATTTATGGGGCCACCTTTTTCAGCCAAGGCGCAGCGCCGAGTGGTCAATCTGTTCTCAGCAATGACGCCAGGTGTCGGCGGTGTCATTGTGCAACAGCTCAGCGCCAATGGCATCCCCACCCAAATTATTACCCCTAAGACCAGCCAAGCAGATGGCGTCATTCTGTATTTGCATGGCGGCGCTTTTTGTTTGGGCAGTGCCAAGTCACACCGCAGCCTTACCACCCGTTTGGCCGTTGAGGCCGGTATGCCTGTTTGGGTGCCTGAGTACCGTTTGGCACCTGAAAACCCTTACCCTGCCGGCTTAGACGATGCGCTGGCTTGTTATGCAGAGCTGCGTAAATATTATGCTGCCGAGCAGATTGTGATCGGCGGTGATTCAGCAGGTGGCGCATTAACCTTGGCGCTTACGCTGACGTTACGCGAGCGTGACGAGCGCCTTCCGGCGGCGCTGCTACTGATGTCCCCGGTCACCGATGGCACGCTGAGCGGCCACACACTGGTCTCAAAATACGGTGAAGACCCCATGCTGCGTCGCGGCTGGCTGGAGCAAGCACTGCACTGGTACAAACCACCGCTGGATGCGCAAACCCACCGCCCTCTTGAAATCGACTTAACGGGATTGCCGCCCATGCTGATTCAGGTTGGCGAGCAAGAATTACTGCTATCGGACTCCACACGGCTGGCGCAACACGCAACAGATTGCGGCGTACCCTGCCGCCTAGAAATACATACAGCACGCTGGCATGTCTTTCACTTGCAGGCGAACGCTCTACAATCAGCACGGCAAGCCATACGTACGCTTGGTGTATTTGCCCGCCAGCAGATCGTGGATCAACGTCACGCCAGCACGCGCGAATAG
- a CDS encoding NAD(P)/FAD-dependent oxidoreductase produces MNNAAAQKITTPLTAIIIGTGFAGIGMAIKLRQAGITDFTILEKAQDVGGVWRDNSYPGAACDVPSHLYSFSFAPNPEWTRIFASQAEIYSYLQQCAHQYQLIAHIQFGAEVQQATYNEADSLWQVILSDGSQLHAALLISATGQLSRPALPKLDGIETFQGRAFHSANWDHSYDLAGKRVAVVGTGASAIQFVPAIAGTVEQLTVFQRSPAYLKKRPDRAYKNWQKSLFRKLPWAMKLHRAGIYLRYEAQALAFTRFKGLMKLAVGRPFEKMLAKDIADTKLRAQLTPDYPIGCKRILLSNDYLKTMTQANVELVTNSISRVTADGIETSDGVQHPVDAIIYGTGFAATEFLAPMRITGRAGLDLNETWQGRAQAYLGMSVPGFPNLFMLYGPNTNLGHNSIVYMLESQIAHVLRCY; encoded by the coding sequence ATGAACAACGCCGCTGCACAGAAAATAACCACACCATTAACGGCCATCATTATAGGTACGGGCTTTGCTGGCATTGGCATGGCAATCAAGCTGCGCCAAGCGGGCATCACTGACTTTACGATTCTGGAAAAGGCCCAAGACGTCGGTGGCGTGTGGCGTGATAACAGCTATCCTGGCGCAGCCTGCGATGTGCCCTCGCACCTGTATTCGTTTTCCTTTGCACCGAACCCAGAGTGGACACGTATCTTTGCTTCACAGGCAGAGATTTATAGCTACCTGCAGCAGTGTGCACATCAATATCAATTAATCGCGCATATCCAGTTTGGCGCAGAGGTGCAGCAGGCGACCTACAATGAGGCTGACTCACTCTGGCAGGTTATCCTCAGCGACGGCAGTCAGCTGCATGCAGCCTTACTGATCAGCGCCACCGGCCAATTGAGTCGCCCTGCTCTGCCTAAGCTGGATGGCATCGAGACGTTTCAAGGACGCGCCTTTCATTCAGCCAACTGGGATCACAGCTACGATCTAGCCGGCAAGCGCGTGGCCGTGGTGGGCACTGGCGCATCAGCGATTCAGTTTGTGCCCGCCATCGCTGGCACAGTTGAGCAGCTCACTGTTTTTCAACGCTCGCCCGCCTATCTTAAAAAGCGGCCGGATCGTGCATACAAAAATTGGCAAAAAAGCTTATTCCGCAAACTGCCTTGGGCAATGAAACTCCATCGCGCAGGCATCTACCTGCGCTATGAAGCGCAAGCGCTGGCGTTTACTCGATTTAAAGGCTTAATGAAACTGGCCGTCGGTCGTCCCTTCGAAAAAATGCTAGCTAAAGACATAGCTGATACCAAGCTGCGTGCTCAATTAACTCCAGATTACCCGATAGGCTGCAAACGTATTTTGCTGTCCAACGATTACCTCAAAACCATGACTCAGGCCAATGTCGAGCTGGTGACAAACAGCATCAGTCGCGTCACCGCTGACGGTATCGAAACCAGCGATGGTGTGCAGCACCCGGTTGACGCCATCATCTATGGCACCGGCTTTGCTGCGACTGAATTTCTTGCCCCCATGCGCATTACTGGGCGCGCGGGGCTCGACCTGAATGAAACTTGGCAGGGCCGCGCGCAAGCCTATCTGGGTATGAGCGTACCCGGTTTCCCCAATTTATTTATGCTCTATGGACCCAATACCAACTTGGGCCACAACTCCATCGTTTACATGTTAGAAAGCCAGATCGCCCACGTACTGCGCTGCTACTAA
- a CDS encoding methyl-accepting chemotaxis protein, whose protein sequence is MKNISVPMKLTIGIGLILLLSVIMAINNFYSLNQINLRTTNIDKITQIDDGVNGLRIATAGYKLTLKKQFIEETQALADSAKKIANEAKATLTVASSRTMMDEIQVDITAYENLFANYIKTHQETETNIAAAASIGADINSALSELDTLINGTNLQPVIHDDFYSIATGRLVTELINSQHMLAYAARVFIADKTEQSAENLELAYSLFQNTAAKLQPRLLGTAADVEAAIATSAANYMDLLRNIVTLTALQFETENHMTDVFTRVNASTDDRVLFVTDLRDQEISRSKTVATSLTLAVIVLGAVIGWFMTIQITQPLSQALNIAQAIGNRDMTGRGVEQRRDEFGALLKALDQTRTNLRDALGEVNGFTSQLASAAEQLSAVTTQTSAGVLGQREETEQVATAMNEMTATVHEVARNAEEAAVSGEKANRLAIHGEQVLQGALDANSRLTTQVQQSAEAMHRLNEDSTNISTVLTVINGLAQQTNLLALNAAIEAARAGEAGRGFAVVADEVRSLAHRTQESTAQIEELITNLQTGSGNAVVMMDSSRTLADSTLGLVQEAYNELQAIAKVVVEMQAMGAQIATAAEEQSLVAEEINLNVVNVNSAADQSAAAVEETAASSQELARLGQELHNLVMRFKI, encoded by the coding sequence GTGAAAAATATTAGCGTACCAATGAAATTAACTATTGGAATAGGTCTAATTTTATTGCTGTCAGTAATTATGGCAATTAATAATTTCTACAGCTTGAATCAAATTAATTTGCGGACTACCAATATAGATAAAATCACGCAGATTGATGATGGTGTTAATGGCTTACGCATTGCTACCGCAGGGTACAAATTAACGCTCAAAAAACAGTTCATTGAAGAGACACAAGCATTAGCTGATAGTGCTAAAAAAATTGCAAATGAAGCAAAGGCTACACTAACCGTAGCCAGCAGTCGTACGATGATGGATGAAATACAAGTTGATATAACCGCGTATGAGAATCTATTTGCTAATTACATTAAGACTCACCAAGAAACAGAAACCAATATCGCTGCTGCTGCCAGCATTGGTGCAGATATCAATAGTGCACTTTCTGAACTTGACACTTTAATAAATGGCACGAATCTGCAACCTGTTATTCATGATGATTTTTACAGCATTGCGACAGGCCGTCTCGTCACAGAGCTTATTAATTCGCAGCATATGCTTGCTTATGCAGCACGTGTATTTATAGCCGATAAAACAGAACAGAGTGCTGAAAATTTAGAGCTGGCATACAGCTTATTTCAGAACACAGCAGCCAAACTGCAACCTAGGCTGCTGGGCACCGCAGCAGACGTAGAAGCTGCCATCGCAACAAGCGCTGCAAACTATATGGATTTGCTACGCAACATAGTCACTTTAACAGCGCTACAGTTTGAAACTGAAAACCACATGACTGATGTGTTTACGCGCGTTAACGCGAGCACTGATGATCGCGTACTCTTTGTGACAGATTTACGCGACCAGGAAATAAGCCGTTCAAAAACAGTCGCTACAAGCTTAACTCTCGCAGTGATTGTGTTGGGCGCTGTGATTGGCTGGTTCATGACGATTCAAATCACTCAACCTCTCAGCCAAGCCCTTAACATTGCTCAAGCCATTGGCAATCGAGACATGACGGGGCGCGGGGTTGAGCAACGTCGCGACGAGTTTGGCGCGTTATTAAAAGCCTTGGACCAAACTCGCACAAATCTGCGTGATGCTCTAGGCGAGGTTAATGGCTTTACTTCACAACTCGCTTCAGCCGCAGAACAATTATCTGCCGTCACCACACAAACCAGCGCTGGTGTGCTTGGTCAACGCGAAGAAACCGAGCAAGTTGCTACCGCAATGAATGAAATGACCGCGACTGTGCATGAAGTAGCGCGAAATGCTGAAGAGGCGGCTGTGTCAGGGGAGAAAGCCAATCGTCTAGCAATACATGGCGAGCAAGTATTGCAGGGTGCATTAGATGCCAATAGCCGTTTAACGACTCAGGTGCAGCAAAGTGCCGAAGCAATGCATCGCTTGAATGAGGACAGCACAAATATTTCAACGGTCCTGACTGTGATTAACGGCCTTGCTCAACAAACTAACCTCTTGGCGCTAAATGCGGCAATTGAGGCTGCGCGAGCAGGTGAGGCTGGGCGTGGTTTTGCAGTTGTAGCAGATGAAGTGCGCAGCCTAGCCCACCGCACACAAGAATCAACAGCTCAGATTGAAGAGTTGATTACTAATTTACAAACCGGTTCAGGTAATGCAGTAGTCATGATGGACAGTAGCCGCACGCTTGCCGACTCTACGCTGGGGTTAGTCCAAGAAGCCTATAACGAGTTACAGGCTATTGCTAAGGTTGTAGTTGAGATGCAAGCAATGGGCGCGCAAATTGCCACAGCCGCAGAAGAGCAAAGCTTAGTAGCAGAGGAAATCAACCTTAACGTGGTGAATGTGAACAGTGCCGCCGATCAGTCAGCGGCAGCTGTAGAAGAAACCGCTGCGTCATCGCAAGAGTTGGCGCGCTTAGGACAAGAGCTTCATAACTTAGTGATGCGTTTTAAAATCTAA
- a CDS encoding IS5 family transposase → MSQLTFAEAEYQNKKRKTRREIFLEKMDAIIPWKRLENRAAKHYPKGEMGRPPYPLSVMLRVHCLQLFYNLSDPALEDSLYEIESMRRFAGLRLSDNIPDETTILNFRHFLEKHGLGKLFLKEINKHLQHQGLLFREGTIVDASIISAPSSTKNQSRKRDPEMHSSKKGNQWHFGMKMHIGVDDVTGMIHSVESTAANVHDVTMTASLLHGEEKRVFGDAGYLGVEKRRENKERKNLAWLISARISKRKTMTENEQEIEKMKAKLRAKVEHPFRYIKCVFGYNKVRYKGLDKNHNRLCLLAGLTNLMISRKYLLA, encoded by the coding sequence ATGAGCCAACTGACCTTTGCCGAAGCAGAGTACCAGAACAAAAAGCGTAAGACGCGTCGTGAGATTTTCTTGGAAAAAATGGATGCCATTATTCCTTGGAAGCGCTTGGAGAATCGCGCCGCTAAGCATTACCCAAAAGGTGAAATGGGGCGTCCCCCTTATCCGCTCAGTGTGATGCTGCGTGTGCATTGCTTGCAGTTGTTCTACAACCTTAGCGATCCTGCTCTGGAAGATTCGCTGTATGAAATTGAATCAATGCGCCGCTTTGCAGGATTGCGTTTGTCAGACAATATTCCTGATGAAACAACGATTTTAAACTTCCGTCACTTCCTTGAAAAGCATGGGCTGGGCAAGCTATTTCTGAAGGAAATTAACAAGCACTTGCAGCATCAAGGCTTGCTGTTTCGCGAAGGCACCATTGTGGATGCCAGCATTATTTCCGCACCGAGCTCAACGAAAAATCAAAGCCGCAAGCGCGACCCAGAAATGCATTCCAGCAAGAAAGGCAACCAATGGCACTTTGGCATGAAGATGCATATCGGCGTGGATGATGTCACAGGTATGATTCATAGCGTGGAAAGTACGGCTGCCAATGTGCACGACGTAACCATGACTGCAAGCCTTCTACATGGCGAAGAAAAGCGTGTATTTGGTGATGCTGGATACCTAGGTGTTGAAAAACGCAGGGAAAACAAAGAGCGCAAAAATCTTGCCTGGCTGATCAGTGCTCGAATCAGTAAGCGTAAAACCATGACCGAAAATGAGCAGGAAATTGAAAAAATGAAAGCCAAGCTACGCGCTAAAGTTGAGCATCCGTTTCGCTACATCAAGTGCGTATTTGGCTATAACAAAGTCCGTTACAAAGGGCTTGATAAAAACCATAACCGTTTATGCCTGCTAGCAGGACTAACGAACCTCATGATCAGCAGAAAATACTTGCTGGCTTAG